In Aquiflexum balticum DSM 16537, a single genomic region encodes these proteins:
- a CDS encoding M48 family metallopeptidase — protein MLKKLIFLFALGIVMYSCAKVPMSGRNQLVLVDNEELLPMAFVQYNDVLKENKIVTNTAEGQMVVRVGKRIAEAVKVYMTEQGLEKELQGFAWEFNLIEDDIVNAWCMPGGKVAFYTGIMPICQDEAGVAVVMGHEVAHAIANHGRERMSNGMLLNGLIGTAQAAMGQNPTLTQNLFLQAFGVGGQLGMLTFSRTHELEADQLGLNFMALAGYDPRVAPGFWDRMSQGKTGEEPPEFLSTHPGPKRRKDELNNAMPKAMEYYEKSNKVK, from the coding sequence ATGTTAAAGAAGTTAATTTTTCTGTTTGCTTTGGGAATCGTCATGTATTCCTGTGCCAAAGTTCCCATGAGCGGGAGAAATCAGTTGGTTTTGGTCGACAATGAGGAATTGTTGCCCATGGCATTTGTCCAATACAATGATGTATTGAAAGAAAATAAAATTGTGACCAATACAGCAGAAGGCCAAATGGTGGTGCGTGTAGGGAAAAGGATCGCTGAAGCGGTTAAAGTTTACATGACCGAACAGGGTTTGGAGAAGGAATTACAGGGTTTTGCCTGGGAGTTCAATCTGATTGAGGATGACATCGTAAATGCCTGGTGTATGCCCGGCGGTAAAGTTGCCTTTTACACAGGGATCATGCCGATCTGCCAGGATGAAGCGGGTGTAGCGGTGGTCATGGGACATGAAGTAGCCCATGCTATTGCCAACCACGGCAGAGAAAGGATGTCAAACGGGATGTTGCTCAATGGATTGATCGGAACAGCCCAAGCTGCCATGGGGCAAAATCCTACTTTGACTCAAAATCTTTTCCTACAGGCTTTTGGAGTAGGCGGTCAGTTGGGTATGTTGACTTTTTCCAGGACACATGAATTGGAAGCAGATCAGTTGGGACTGAATTTTATGGCTTTGGCCGGATATGACCCAAGGGTAGCTCCCGGTTTTTGGGATAGAATGAGTCAGGGAAAAACAGGTGAAGAGCCGCCTGAATTTCTTTCCACGCACCCCGGGCCAAAAAGAAGAAAGGATGAACTGAACAATGCCATGCCAAAGGCGATGGAGTATTATGAGAAGAGTAATAAGGTGAAGTAG
- a CDS encoding PaaI family thioesterase, with translation MTPEAKKYLKRMNNPFIYWWAMLFKLPSLVFWRIKIKKITPEECWVSIPFFWRSQNPFKSIYFAAMAGAGELSTGALCQLAMAGKGKFSMLVVDFRAEYHKKANQKITFVCNQGKELHDLIDGLKPGGTGTLTMISTGKNQDGEVVAKFYVTWSFKRKEG, from the coding sequence ATGACGCCTGAAGCCAAGAAATACCTGAAAAGAATGAACAACCCTTTTATTTATTGGTGGGCAATGCTTTTCAAATTACCCTCGTTGGTTTTTTGGAGAATAAAGATCAAGAAAATAACTCCTGAGGAATGTTGGGTGAGCATTCCCTTTTTCTGGAGAAGTCAAAATCCTTTCAAATCCATCTATTTTGCGGCCATGGCAGGTGCCGGGGAATTGAGTACCGGGGCGCTGTGTCAGTTGGCTATGGCCGGGAAAGGAAAATTCAGCATGCTGGTGGTGGATTTCCGCGCTGAATACCACAAAAAGGCAAATCAAAAAATCACCTTTGTCTGTAATCAGGGCAAAGAACTCCACGATCTGATCGATGGCTTAAAGCCCGGCGGTACCGGAACCCTGACCATGATTTCCACCGGCAAAAACCAAGACGGAGAAGTGGTAGCTAAGTTTTATGTGACTTGGTCGTTTAAGAGGAAGGAAGGATAG
- a CDS encoding DUF6503 family protein → MKSIKSGILWLCLIVGFTSCQPSLSGSELIKKSIQYHDPMDEWKNINHLFYFSDIRPGKTSRHYQVSMDISENYFRYINEGEELVYEISNEECLSDKPESPNCERGLMLRDYYMYLWGLPMKLMDPGTAITKEFQRETINDIEAYVVQVPYEKDVWYFYLHPENYSLIAYKFYKDEPKAIGEIIYLEGEINIGEMKIPAKRSWYRTENDEFLGTDFLLKTEARSKVKPD, encoded by the coding sequence ATGAAAAGTATAAAATCCGGAATTTTGTGGCTTTGTCTGATCGTTGGGTTTACTTCTTGTCAGCCTTCGCTTTCGGGATCTGAACTGATCAAAAAATCGATACAATACCATGATCCAATGGATGAATGGAAAAATATCAACCATCTTTTTTATTTTTCTGATATAAGGCCCGGAAAAACCAGCAGACATTATCAGGTAAGCATGGATATATCCGAGAATTACTTCAGGTATATAAACGAAGGCGAAGAGTTGGTTTATGAAATATCAAATGAAGAATGTCTTTCTGACAAACCGGAAAGCCCAAACTGTGAAAGGGGCCTGATGCTCAGAGACTATTACATGTATTTATGGGGACTTCCCATGAAGCTTATGGATCCGGGCACAGCCATTACCAAGGAATTCCAAAGAGAAACAATCAATGATATAGAAGCCTATGTGGTGCAGGTACCTTATGAAAAGGATGTGTGGTATTTCTATCTTCACCCTGAAAACTATTCCCTTATAGCTTATAAGTTCTACAAGGATGAGCCAAAGGCCATCGGAGAAATCATTTACCTCGAGGGGGAAATCAATATCGGTGAAATGAAAATACCTGCAAAAAGATCTTGGTACAGAACTGAAAATGATGAATTTCTCGGGACTGATTTTTTGTTGAAAACCGAAGCACGCAGCAAGGTGAAACCGGATTAA
- a CDS encoding glutamate--tRNA ligase family protein: MTAFKLTRYAPTPSGFLHLGNIYSFILTYHLAKKHQARILLRIDDMDRERVKTKFIQDIFDNLDFMELPYDLGPKNAADFKANYSQTKRLDLYVNAMENLKKNKKLFACDCSRKKIEKMNPKGFYTGFCRNRNLPYDNKEVAWRYQADMHQDIRFKDLHEGHLIGKLPGILTDFIVRKKDGLPAYQLTSVVDDLHFGVDLIVRGKDLWGSTLAQVLLSDALEPNTFSQNTFYHHPLIQDPNRQKLSKSAGATSIQFLRKSGKKKEDVYSMIGEWLGIREKINSLDAFGKFV, encoded by the coding sequence ATGACAGCCTTTAAGCTTACCAGGTACGCACCGACTCCCAGTGGCTTTCTACACTTAGGGAATATTTATTCATTTATCCTGACCTATCATTTAGCCAAAAAGCACCAGGCCCGGATTCTGTTGAGAATAGATGATATGGATAGAGAAAGGGTCAAGACAAAATTCATCCAGGATATTTTTGACAACCTGGATTTTATGGAATTGCCCTATGACTTGGGCCCCAAAAATGCCGCTGATTTCAAGGCGAATTATTCGCAGACCAAAAGACTTGACCTGTATGTCAATGCCATGGAGAATCTGAAAAAGAACAAAAAACTGTTTGCTTGTGATTGCAGTCGGAAGAAAATAGAAAAGATGAATCCAAAAGGATTTTACACCGGCTTTTGCAGAAACAGAAACCTTCCCTATGATAATAAGGAAGTTGCCTGGAGATATCAAGCTGATATGCATCAGGACATCAGATTCAAAGATCTGCATGAAGGTCATTTGATCGGGAAACTTCCGGGAATTCTGACGGATTTTATCGTCCGCAAAAAAGATGGTCTGCCTGCCTACCAATTGACTTCTGTCGTAGATGACCTGCACTTTGGCGTAGACCTGATTGTGCGGGGAAAAGATCTTTGGGGTTCTACTTTGGCCCAGGTCCTTTTATCAGATGCTTTGGAACCCAATACTTTTTCCCAAAACACCTTTTACCATCATCCCCTTATCCAAGATCCAAACCGACAAAAACTCTCCAAATCAGCCGGTGCGACTTCTATACAGTTTTTGCGGAAATCGGGAAAGAAGAAGGAGGATGTTTACAGCATGATAGGTGAATGGCTGGGAATCAGGGAAAAAATCAACAGTTTGGATGCTTTCGGGAAGTTTGTTTGA
- a CDS encoding S10 family peptidase produces the protein MKKQVLTLCLMILTLSWVMAQETRDVRVESASVTNGEVSIKGKRVPYKATAGTMPVWNEDGKPIATLFFTYYERTDVSDKASRPLVFSFNGGPGSGSLWMHLAYTGPFKLNIDEEGYPLQPYGVSQNPHSILDVADIVYIDPVNTGYSRILDKEVPRSTFFGVNADIKYLADWVKTFVTRQNRWPSPKYLIGESYGTTRVAGLVNELQNAHWMYFNGVVLVSPTSMGLDRSGPVAKANYLPYFAATSWYHKVLPADLQRKDLDEILPEVEKYTLEVVIPAISKGGSLDPNERKEIAKKMAYYSGLSEQVILNHALAVPTSFYWKELMRDKGLTIGRLDSRYRGIDRTDAGERYDYDPALTSWNHAFSPAMNIYAKNILKYDTDLTYYLFGPVQPWDRSNDNSGMQLAQAMLQNPYLHVMTQSGYFDGGTDYFNAKYNMWQMDPAGKMQDRFSFKGYRSGHMMYLRAEDLATSNEDIRQFIQRTLPGKGVPAKY, from the coding sequence ATGAAAAAACAAGTATTGACTTTATGCCTGATGATTTTGACCCTAAGCTGGGTCATGGCGCAGGAAACAAGAGACGTTAGAGTGGAATCGGCCTCTGTAACCAACGGTGAGGTGAGCATTAAAGGGAAGCGCGTTCCCTATAAAGCTACAGCTGGTACCATGCCGGTTTGGAATGAAGATGGCAAGCCCATTGCCACGTTGTTTTTCACCTATTATGAAAGAACAGATGTGAGTGACAAAGCTTCACGTCCCTTGGTTTTCTCCTTCAATGGAGGTCCGGGATCGGGATCATTATGGATGCATTTGGCCTATACCGGGCCATTTAAACTGAACATTGATGAGGAAGGCTACCCGCTACAGCCTTATGGGGTGAGTCAAAATCCACACAGTATTCTTGATGTGGCGGATATTGTTTACATAGACCCGGTCAATACCGGCTATTCCAGGATTCTGGACAAAGAAGTACCAAGATCTACTTTTTTTGGAGTCAATGCTGATATCAAATACCTGGCTGATTGGGTGAAGACCTTTGTTACCAGGCAGAACAGATGGCCATCACCGAAATATCTTATTGGTGAGAGTTATGGTACCACAAGGGTTGCGGGATTGGTGAATGAATTACAAAATGCACATTGGATGTATTTCAATGGGGTCGTGTTGGTTTCTCCCACTTCTATGGGACTGGACAGAAGCGGACCTGTAGCCAAGGCAAATTATCTTCCATATTTCGCAGCTACCTCTTGGTATCACAAAGTCCTTCCGGCAGATTTACAGCGCAAAGACCTTGATGAAATCCTTCCTGAAGTAGAAAAATATACACTTGAAGTAGTTATTCCGGCTATTTCCAAGGGAGGTTCCCTTGACCCGAATGAGAGAAAAGAAATTGCCAAGAAGATGGCCTACTATTCCGGATTGAGTGAGCAGGTAATATTAAACCATGCATTGGCAGTTCCTACCAGTTTCTACTGGAAAGAGTTGATGCGGGACAAAGGTTTGACCATAGGAAGATTGGACAGCCGATACAGAGGCATAGACAGAACTGATGCCGGAGAAAGGTACGATTATGATCCGGCCCTGACTTCCTGGAACCATGCCTTTTCACCCGCCATGAATATTTATGCCAAAAATATATTGAAGTATGATACTGACCTGACTTATTATTTGTTCGGGCCGGTACAGCCTTGGGACAGGAGCAATGACAATTCAGGCATGCAATTGGCACAGGCCATGTTGCAGAATCCTTATCTGCATGTAATGACCCAATCAGGCTATTTTGACGGGGGTACGGATTATTTCAATGCCAAATACAACATGTGGCAAATGGATCCGGCAGGCAAAATGCAGGACAGATTTAGCTTCAAAGGTTATAGAAGCGGTCATATGATGTACTTGCGTGCCGAAGATCTTGCCACTTCCAACGAGGACATCAGACAGTTTATCCAAAGGACCTTGCCAGGCAAAGGAGTTCCTGCCAAATATTGA
- a CDS encoding pseudouridine synthase, producing the protein MEKPILEIIYEDDFYICINKPAGVLVHKTNLANEETELLAIQILRDQIGQKVYPLHRIDRPTSGALLFSKSSDAASRLQPLFPTEDVKKYYLCIVRGYMTEKHGVIDQPLKKKLYGELQDARTSYWSISEAEIPYPSSPKYPTSRYSLLRVYPHTGRMHQIRRHLAHDRHYVIGDSTHGDNKQNNFFRSHFEMNNLLLHAWQLQFIHPYSQTLVKIEAGLPEHFNKMIAALGLKLEIPRPFSGLP; encoded by the coding sequence GTGGAAAAACCAATTTTGGAAATAATCTATGAAGACGATTTTTATATCTGTATCAACAAACCTGCGGGTGTATTGGTCCATAAAACCAACCTTGCAAATGAAGAAACAGAACTTTTAGCTATTCAGATCCTCCGGGATCAGATCGGGCAAAAGGTCTATCCCCTTCATCGGATTGACAGGCCTACCTCAGGAGCTTTGCTGTTTTCAAAATCCTCTGATGCAGCTTCCAGGCTTCAGCCTTTGTTTCCCACCGAAGATGTAAAAAAATATTATCTCTGTATTGTTAGGGGATATATGACTGAAAAACATGGTGTGATTGATCAACCACTGAAGAAAAAACTTTACGGAGAACTTCAGGATGCCCGGACTTCTTATTGGTCAATTTCAGAAGCCGAAATACCTTATCCATCCTCGCCCAAATATCCCACAAGCAGGTATTCCCTTTTGAGAGTCTATCCCCATACCGGAAGAATGCATCAGATCAGGAGACATTTGGCACATGACAGGCATTATGTGATCGGAGATTCTACCCATGGGGATAACAAGCAGAATAATTTTTTTAGATCCCATTTTGAAATGAACAATCTCCTCCTCCATGCCTGGCAACTGCAATTTATCCACCCCTACTCCCAAACCTTGGTGAAAATTGAAGCAGGTTTACCGGAGCATTTTAATAAAATGATCGCTGCATTGGGCTTGAAGTTGGAAATTCCTAGACCCTTTTCCGGCTTGCCATGA
- a CDS encoding bile acid:sodium symporter family protein, producing the protein MQDSILTAVFLPLALAFIMLGMGLSLSIKDFKNIFVYPKAMILGLSNQLILLPIFGFALVQVFGLTGALAVGVMILAACPGGATSNLITHLSKGDIALSISLTAVSSFITIVTIPIIVNFAIAYFGEEGSIQLPVLETIIQIMGVTVVPVSIGMFLKKRFPILAIKADRPVRIASAVIFAAVLIAAILKERDSIVEYFILTGPIMLALNILTLVVGFFLATVFLLPKRQRLTIAIESGIQNGTLGIMIAATLLKNSEMTIPIAIYSLIMFMTSALIIIMASRKRV; encoded by the coding sequence ATGCAGGACAGCATTTTGACAGCAGTTTTTCTTCCCTTAGCACTGGCATTTATTATGCTTGGCATGGGCTTATCGCTTTCGATCAAGGACTTTAAGAACATCTTTGTTTACCCCAAAGCCATGATTCTTGGCCTTTCAAACCAATTGATTTTGTTGCCCATATTTGGATTTGCTCTGGTGCAGGTATTTGGTTTGACCGGCGCTTTGGCGGTAGGAGTGATGATTCTGGCAGCTTGTCCCGGAGGGGCTACTTCAAACCTTATTACACATCTTTCCAAGGGTGATATTGCGCTTTCGATCAGCTTGACAGCGGTAAGTTCCTTCATAACAATTGTCACGATCCCGATCATTGTCAATTTTGCGATTGCTTATTTTGGAGAAGAGGGGAGTATTCAGCTTCCTGTATTGGAAACTATTATTCAGATTATGGGTGTGACCGTAGTCCCTGTTTCCATTGGGATGTTTTTAAAGAAGAGGTTCCCTATCTTGGCAATCAAAGCTGATAGGCCTGTCAGGATAGCTTCGGCTGTGATTTTTGCAGCTGTTTTGATTGCGGCGATACTGAAAGAAAGGGATTCGATCGTTGAATATTTTATCCTTACCGGACCAATTATGCTCGCCCTGAATATACTGACCTTAGTAGTCGGGTTTTTTCTAGCCACGGTATTTTTACTTCCCAAAAGACAACGGCTTACCATTGCTATAGAATCGGGAATCCAAAATGGTACTTTGGGAATTATGATTGCAGCGACCTTATTGAAAAATTCGGAAATGACTATTCCAATTGCCATTTATAGTCTGATTATGTTTATGACCTCTGCATTGATAATAATCATGGCAAGCCGGAAAAGGGTCTAG
- a CDS encoding neutral/alkaline non-lysosomal ceramidase N-terminal domain-containing protein: protein MKKWLKIFLISTLVLFTFILLFTLYQFRDRHAGYEVAVSYSPSKDVLISAGFSKVDITPTDFDTWTDHNGDARFNEKDGDVYQDLNGNGEFDPIYLAGFHQNRPASGVNDPLWARTMVLDDGNSRLAICVIDMIGFGHDEVVTVRKRLQDSLNIDYLIISSTHVHSSPDLMGMWGVNEYSNGVNADYMEFVIKGILESVEKATNSLEPAFFRFAQEDDAALPLVGDTRDPQVFDAAIRIMQVVGMESGETLGTIMNWGNHPETLWAGNTLISSDFPHYFREYVENGIAVSDSISLEGLGGVSVFLNGALGGLMTTHPSVPIEDPFSGDIFQEENNDKIDAQGKALAKIVLEKLASDAVTEVKASNLNIRAKSLELSLDNKLFRLAAWIGIFKRGFTSWGKIRSEVAVWTLGPASFVHIPGELYPEILNGGIESPDGADFGIDPVEIPAIRSVMPGQFRFFNGMSNDMIGYIVPKSQWDEKPPFTYGRENRPYGEINSLGPETAPVLHKLVLELLEDLR, encoded by the coding sequence ATGAAAAAATGGCTGAAAATATTTCTGATTTCCACTTTGGTCCTGTTCACTTTTATTTTATTGTTTACCCTTTACCAGTTCAGAGATAGGCACGCAGGATATGAAGTAGCTGTTTCCTATTCGCCTTCCAAAGACGTTTTGATCAGTGCAGGCTTTTCAAAAGTTGACATTACACCGACTGATTTTGATACTTGGACAGATCACAATGGTGATGCACGATTCAACGAGAAAGATGGGGATGTTTACCAGGACTTGAATGGCAATGGGGAATTTGACCCCATTTATTTGGCAGGTTTTCATCAAAATAGACCGGCCTCAGGAGTCAATGATCCGCTTTGGGCCAGAACAATGGTCTTGGATGATGGTAATTCCAGGCTGGCAATTTGTGTCATTGATATGATCGGTTTTGGCCATGATGAGGTGGTCACTGTGAGAAAAAGACTGCAAGATTCACTGAATATCGATTATTTGATTATTTCCAGTACCCATGTGCATTCTTCGCCGGATCTGATGGGAATGTGGGGAGTAAATGAATATTCCAATGGAGTCAACGCTGACTATATGGAGTTTGTCATAAAAGGAATTCTCGAATCAGTGGAAAAAGCCACAAATTCATTGGAACCTGCTTTTTTCAGGTTTGCACAGGAAGATGATGCGGCACTGCCATTGGTCGGAGATACCCGGGATCCTCAGGTCTTTGACGCTGCCATCAGAATAATGCAGGTAGTGGGAATGGAAAGCGGTGAAACATTGGGAACTATCATGAATTGGGGGAATCACCCGGAAACCCTTTGGGCCGGAAATACCCTGATCAGTTCTGATTTCCCCCACTACTTTCGGGAATATGTGGAAAATGGTATTGCAGTTAGTGATAGCATTAGTCTCGAAGGACTTGGCGGTGTATCGGTTTTTTTGAACGGTGCACTTGGTGGCTTGATGACAACTCACCCAAGTGTTCCCATTGAGGATCCCTTTTCGGGTGACATATTCCAGGAAGAAAATAATGATAAAATCGATGCGCAGGGTAAGGCGCTTGCCAAGATTGTATTGGAGAAACTGGCAAGTGATGCGGTGACCGAGGTGAAGGCTTCAAATCTCAATATCCGGGCAAAAAGTCTTGAACTATCCCTGGATAATAAGCTTTTCAGGTTGGCAGCATGGATCGGAATTTTCAAAAGAGGATTTACTTCTTGGGGAAAAATAAGGTCTGAAGTGGCCGTTTGGACTTTAGGCCCTGCATCTTTTGTCCATATTCCGGGTGAACTGTACCCTGAGATTCTGAATGGAGGTATAGAGTCACCCGATGGGGCTGATTTTGGGATTGACCCTGTAGAAATCCCTGCTATCAGATCGGTAATGCCCGGACAATTCCGGTTTTTCAATGGCATGTCCAATGATATGATAGGCTATATAGTTCCCAAAAGCCAATGGGATGAAAAACCGCCTTTCACCTATGGAAGGGAAAACAGACCTTATGGTGAAATCAATTCTCTTGGGCCGGAAACTGCCCCGGTGCTTCATAAACTGGTTTTGGAATTGTTGGAGGATTTAAGGTAA
- a CDS encoding 1-acyl-sn-glycerol-3-phosphate acyltransferase: MMKFLSRIVFWISGWSLNIGWPSDLKKAVLIAIPHTSNWDILYARAAFFLMDIPVRFTIKKEVMVGPLGWLIKSLGGIAIDRKRIPGGRKQTYTEAMVNMLKESDELVIMVTPEGTRSYAPKWKSGFYHIALGADVPIVIGYLDYKKKEAGIGPIIYPNGNMDEQMEEMKAFGRTVTGKYPEKGIR, encoded by the coding sequence ATGATGAAATTTTTGTCAAGAATAGTGTTCTGGATCAGTGGTTGGTCCTTAAATATAGGATGGCCGAGTGACCTAAAAAAGGCAGTGCTTATTGCCATTCCCCATACGAGCAACTGGGATATTTTGTATGCCAGGGCTGCGTTTTTTCTGATGGATATCCCTGTCAGGTTTACCATCAAAAAAGAAGTTATGGTAGGTCCGCTGGGTTGGTTGATCAAAAGTTTGGGTGGAATAGCTATTGACAGGAAAAGAATTCCGGGTGGAAGAAAACAGACCTACACTGAAGCCATGGTCAATATGCTGAAAGAATCTGATGAATTGGTCATTATGGTGACTCCTGAGGGTACCCGAAGTTATGCCCCAAAGTGGAAATCAGGATTTTATCATATTGCATTGGGAGCAGATGTTCCGATTGTCATCGGTTATTTGGACTACAAAAAGAAAGAGGCAGGCATTGGACCCATTATTTATCCAAATGGAAATATGGATGAGCAAATGGAGGAAATGAAAGCTTTTGGAAGGACGGTTACAGGCAAGTATCCCGAAAAAGGTATTCGGTAA
- a CDS encoding patatin-like phospholipase family protein gives MNSDRKIGIALSGGGVRGVAHLGVLKALNQHGIFPNRFSGSSAGAIAGALYCSGLEPDEILEIIIKTNYFKFIKPAISWTGILKMDSVEELYSKYLPTNNFADLKIPLTVVAVDIKRAKVVYFSEGELIKPLMASSCIPGMFDPMEINNVFYVDGGVLNNLPVEPLEGFCDTIIGVNCNHLPIEHNIKNIKSLIERTVIMSMNYNAYSRKNSCDFFIEPHGLARYGVLDIKKAKEIFEAGYQTAIEFIVENPEITELAAKKKKELES, from the coding sequence ATGAACTCTGATAGAAAAATTGGAATTGCGCTCTCCGGCGGCGGTGTAAGGGGAGTAGCACATTTGGGTGTGTTAAAGGCCCTTAACCAACATGGCATATTCCCAAACAGGTTCAGCGGTAGCAGTGCAGGTGCCATCGCGGGTGCTTTGTACTGTAGCGGATTGGAACCTGATGAAATCCTGGAGATCATCATCAAAACCAACTATTTCAAATTTATTAAACCCGCCATCAGTTGGACAGGAATCCTTAAAATGGACTCTGTGGAAGAACTCTATTCCAAGTATTTGCCAACAAATAACTTTGCTGATCTGAAAATCCCACTGACTGTGGTAGCAGTCGATATCAAAAGGGCGAAAGTAGTCTATTTTTCGGAAGGGGAACTGATCAAACCATTGATGGCTTCCTCGTGCATTCCTGGCATGTTTGACCCTATGGAAATCAACAACGTGTTTTATGTAGATGGGGGAGTCTTAAACAATCTTCCTGTAGAACCTTTGGAAGGATTCTGTGATACCATTATTGGTGTGAACTGCAACCATCTTCCCATTGAACACAATATCAAAAATATCAAGAGTCTCATCGAAAGGACTGTAATCATGTCTATGAATTACAATGCCTATAGCAGAAAAAACAGTTGTGATTTTTTTATTGAACCTCATGGACTGGCAAGATATGGCGTTTTGGATATTAAAAAAGCCAAAGAAATTTTCGAAGCCGGTTATCAAACTGCAATTGAATTTATTGTTGAAAACCCTGAAATAACAGAACTTGCCGCCAAGAAGAAAAAAGAATTAGAATCATGA
- a CDS encoding MBL fold metallo-hydrolase: MKLYVINTGFFKLDGGAMFGVVPKVLWSKSNPADENNLCTWAMRCLLVESGSRLILIDNGIGNKQDARFFSHYYLHGDSSLESSIQSHGFNFDDITDNFLTHLHFDHCGGGVRYKNGNPGQYEMTFPHATYWSNHDHWKWATEPNAREKASFLKENIFPIQESGQLKFLDLKEKKFDSSFEFLTADGHTDKQMLPKIQYKGRTVVFAADLLPSVGHIPLPYVMGYDTRPLITLEEKKRFLEEAALNDYVLFLEHDPENECCTVKMTEKGVRLDQTFTLNEL, from the coding sequence ATGAAATTGTATGTCATCAATACAGGGTTCTTTAAATTGGATGGAGGTGCCATGTTCGGTGTCGTTCCAAAAGTCCTTTGGTCAAAATCCAATCCTGCCGATGAAAACAATCTTTGTACCTGGGCCATGCGCTGTTTGTTGGTGGAGTCGGGAAGCAGGCTGATTTTAATTGATAACGGGATAGGAAATAAGCAAGACGCAAGGTTTTTTTCACATTATTACCTGCATGGTGACAGTAGTCTTGAAAGTTCTATACAAAGCCATGGATTCAATTTTGACGATATTACAGATAACTTCCTGACACATTTGCACTTTGACCATTGTGGAGGGGGAGTCAGGTACAAAAATGGAAACCCGGGGCAATACGAAATGACATTTCCCCATGCAACCTATTGGTCAAACCATGACCATTGGAAATGGGCAACAGAACCAAATGCAAGGGAAAAAGCCTCTTTTTTGAAAGAAAATATATTTCCGATTCAGGAAAGCGGTCAGTTGAAATTTCTGGATCTGAAAGAAAAGAAATTTGACTCTTCATTTGAATTCCTGACTGCCGATGGACATACGGATAAGCAAATGTTGCCCAAAATCCAATATAAAGGCAGGACGGTTGTTTTTGCAGCTGACCTGTTGCCTTCTGTCGGACATATTCCTTTGCCTTACGTAATGGGATATGATACCCGACCATTGATTACCTTGGAGGAAAAAAAACGTTTTTTGGAAGAAGCGGCATTGAATGATTATGTTCTATTTCTGGAGCATGATCCCGAAAATGAATGCTGCACTGTTAAAATGACTGAAAAAGGCGTACGTTTGGACCAAACATTTACACTAAATGAACTCTGA